The following nucleotide sequence is from Pungitius pungitius chromosome 6, fPunPun2.1, whole genome shotgun sequence.
CCGCCAAAATAAATCACCCAACCATAGAATTTAGCATACGAAATCAAATGATAGCACTTTTGTGTCTTACATTGGTTGCCAGGTTAACTACTTTATACAACTTGGGGGAGCAATATTACATTATAGTAGGACCCGAGGCTCCTTACACTCTGTATTTATGTGCTtgcgtgtgtctgcatgtttaAATTAGTGCGCTCAAATGCACAATACTTCTGCAGAGGACATGGATGAATTCAGCAGATTATTTCTGCCATCTCTGGTCTCCAGCCCAGAGCTGAATATAGCGCTTATAACAGGGTTAACAGTCTCAAATGTAGTCCAGTAGACAAGGCAACAGAGGGATGTTGGAAATGAATCTGTGCTCAATATGAAAACCAAAAAGGGAAGACGGTACACGGAGCATACAATAATACTACCAAAGTGTTAAGGAACAAACAACTGCATTCTTATGACACAAAGAACCAGAAAGCATGATCTATTCAACAAAAGTCCCTCAAATAAATGGGATGTAAAATCCTACCAAGTTCTTTGTAGGTGGCCATATAGATTAATTAATACACTGTCTTACTGTatctttttttgtgcaattttGTACTCTCTGACTATGTGTTTGGACCCAGTGTGCTGTATCACAGTCTTTATTTACtggttttcattatttaaaaacctgCAAATGATGCTGACCTTTAACCCTCAGGAAACACTCAACTGTTGAAATTCAAAGTAGACATCTGTACCACCTGTGAGAACAGTTACAGTTACAAACATGCAGGGATAGAAAGCTAGTTTTGTTCATCAAAGGCTTAGAGCCTTTATGCTACAACCTCTTTGACTATTGTAACATATTTACATCCAAACGCGGGGCATCCGGGTGAATTCTTCTCCTGGCACCAGGAGACGTTGATTCTCCCGGAGCTAAGAGCAAACTATCTAGAGTTCTTCTGCAAGTGAAAGCCCAATCAGATGAGTCAAATCTGAGAAGTCCAAGGGTTGATAAAAGTGTGTTGGTGCAAAGCTGACGGCTAAATACTGAAAATGTCTGAAGCCAGTTGAAAATATTGCTCTTAATAAGGAGAAATGCATCGCagtaaaagttgcatttttagTAATGATGGGGATGGCAGCAATACGTCTTATTTCATTTGTTATctagtttttttatttggattttTTAACCAATGTCCCGTCACTGATACTCAGTCCATGTAAAGTCATCCCAACATTTGGCTCTTAAATGTTGTGTCCCTTCACTTTTTTATGGTGGAATAATTGCATTAGTAGCGTAGTGTTATTATATTCAGAGATGATTGTCCATCTAAAATGCAAatcttgttgttttctcattgcTTCAGGATCACTGTGATtatgaaaaagaaaggaaatgagTAGGTTTGTTGTAGGAATCGTCACCCTAGACATTTAATTGGTGAAATCAATGAAAACATGGTTTCTAAAAACATGACTTGTATATaaaacttttaaataattttactGACTTGAAGTTGCATGACATCCCCTACTTTCCACCAAGAAAAAGCCAACAAGgtaaaacaattaaataacCAACTGCACCGTAGCTTGAGTAAAATGCTAAATGTCTCTGAAGAATTCCCCACTTTGCTTCAATAATTCACATTGACGGAGAATAAGTGTTTGAGGGACCCCGAGCAGATCTTGACTCGAACCAGTAAAGTGCTCCACGCCCAATTGGCAGGTCAACAGTGAGGCAACGTGTTGTGAATTATCCACCGCGGCTCCCGTTGACCTCTGATGACCTACATGCACACTTCAGTCTGATGTGCGCCGGTGTCCCATCTCAAACGGTACCACATCTTTCCTAAACAATCACATTTCTTGTAAACTATAAAAGGTAACGCGGCACACGGGTCGACCCGTGTGTGctggacatgaaaaaaaaggcccTTGTGTGGCGCCATTGGAACGACACGCTAGATCCGCGGCGGCGTGTTGACTGCTGCCCTGACGCTGCTCTCTGCTACGGtgcaaagggggaggaggacaaaCTCAGGAAGTGCAGCTTTTAGGCCAAAACAAGTTGAATATAATTGGTTGAGCCAGTGGTTAGAAAGGCATTAGACAGAGAATCAGATCAAACTCGAGGCAGCCGgtgaacttcttttttttttttttttgtggtttcttGTGATCTTGTGTTCATTGTATCTCAAATACAAAATTCCTCCTGTTTCCTCTTTTGTTGCTGTAATTCATCCCCAATGAGCTATAATCATCATTCCATAGACAATTAACACGGTTCAGTCGGCATTTCGAAAAACCTGATGAAAACCCATGTTATAAACGTAAGCAATTAAATACAACACAGACTCCTTCTCTAAAGTGGTCCagatttgaatatatatatgacTACATCAACTTAAACTGTTTAATCCTCCTGCTTtgtgaatgtaaaaacattgtgtgtgtatgtgtgtgtgtgtgtgtgtatgtatgtgtgtgtgagagagagagagagaaaaagagcaaGATCATTTATGTCTGTATGTATTGATTTTTCCATCGGCCTCtctaatgtgatttattttgccTGTGTTTACTGTTGAGTAGAGGCTTACTATCAAGTAGGGGTGGTGAAATAATGAAGGGTAAAGTGACGCAGAAAGTAATTCTTCAATTCTCCTCAGATGAATCTTCCGTTGATGTGGAAGGTCCACTAGCATATTTTTCCTTTGTGCTTCCTCTTTGACCTGCCGCGTGTTGGGATCAGGGATCCTCACTGGTTACCGCGGTGATTCATCACACGTCTCTCTCACCTCGAGAGGTGATGAGATTCTGTCCACAGTGTTAGTTTGTTGGTGGTCGCTCTCATTTTTAGTGATGCTTCTGTCCGCTGTCACACAAGTCCATATTTGAGTTTGAACTGATACAGTATATCAGTTTTAatcgtgtatttttttttgtgtctggaATGGTTTTGCTTCATTGTCATATACTTATTCACACATTAAGCATAATTGTAACCATGGGAACCAAACAAGCTTTACAAttatgtaaaacaaaatgagatGAGTATTTTTATATAGTTGACACATGATTTAATAATTGTTTTCTTCTCACTAGTACCTTGCACTTATCACATGTACTAATACTTACACAAGGAAGAATATGTCCAAATACACAGTATTTGTGAAAGTAAAATCATTTTCTTGCAGGTTGACGCTCCATTTTGTACAATATACATATTTGCTGTACAGTAGagaaattttaaaaatacaaaaactctTTTAgatatacattatttatttttaccattTTGTAATTTAGACACTATACTGTAGCTTCAATATTGCCAGACTTACTGGAAGTGCCTATATTGGTATTATGTATCATACAGTGAATATATTTGAAGATCATTAGAAGTTGTCACAAACTGAACCATGTGGATGTTGTAATGTGAATACATTGAATTACAAGACTATAATTTCTGTGGTATTCCCTTGTCTGTGtcgtgtttatttttattatgaaacTTAATGTAGCCCTGGCACAAAATtcactcagacatcaggatgtaaatagttttcttaaaaacaagttaaaagtgtgcataaatatggtgcaaaagatacaggtgaataaaagctattccgataacagccttatttttacagttttaaggttgtcatttatgtaaatgagtatagtttgtgtgaaaaaatttacaagtcaaatatttatgcaattaaaatgcgattaatttctaTTAATTAATTCCAAAGCCTCTAATTTATTAGATTaattaatcgagtcccggccctaataaaaatatatgtctTTGTTCTTTATTGTGAGAGTCCAAACTGTATCATAGGTCCTGACTTTGCTGTGTGCACGTTGACGTTGGATATGTGGACACGGGTGAGTGAACCATCGTCTCACTAATGAGATATGACTGATTAAAAGACAATGTTCCGCTTAGTGAGTTGATAATAATTTGTTCACACTGCAGAAAGGCATTGGCGCTCCTCCGTGGAGAGTCGGATTTAGAAACTGGCTTTTGTACACAACGGTGTTAAAGCTTGCTGGAGGGAAGGAATTAGAGAAAGGTAGCTCCTGTCGAATGATGAAACCTGATTGTGAAGCTGCTGCAAGTACAATACAAGTCGGGAGAATTTGGTCTAAACTCAGGCGTTTCTCTGGGTGGGGGCATAGTGGGGGGGATACTTGACCTCTGGTACCATCACCCTCATATTACACCAAACAAGTTTTATCAAAGATTCCCCAACTGTGGAGAACAAGATCAGACCTGAGCAGCCGGCTGGTTTACATCAGATGGCCAAAGGTACGATTATAGTCACAGCAAGTTATAATGTGGGAAATTGTTGATGTTCAGTATTATTTCCTTCATTGACCCACTATATTCTTTCATTTCTACTTCATCCCAACTATTTAAATAACTTAATTTTTCCGtaagaatttcaaaatgttagtTATTTCTTAGTCAAATGTTGTGTAACTGTTGACACTCTCCTTGGAAACTCTTTGGACATCACTTTTTTTGCTAaaccatcattcagttcaaCTCTTATCTCTCACCTACAAACCATAAAGCACTGATCAACACTACGGGCTTCCATATGGAGGCCAGGTGCACTAAAAACagttttgcatttatttaaaataaaaagcaattacGTAAATTGTATTGAAATGATAGAGATTTCACCCTCATCACAGAATGAGTGAAGAGGGTGTTGCATGATGAGGAATGCATTTCTATCCTCTCTACCAACTCAGGTCATTTCCATCTTTCACAACATGGCTGCAGAACActttacatgaaatatgcataaGGGTACTTTCATATGaataagtgctttttttttctttgatctgTTTTAGGGAGCGATGTCACTGTCTGATGTTGTTCATTCCGGTCTTTTCCTGACTGCTCTGTTGTATTCTGCGGCTTGGCAAGCCACAATCAGCATCCCAGCTGTGGCCCTTGGTATGTTCTCTGGAGGGGTTTTCATGAAGAAGTGCAGGCTTGGTGTCATGGGAGCAGCTATATTCGCCTTTGGGACCTCGTTTCTGGGTTACTTCCTGTCTCTCATTAGTTTAGCCACGGGCTGTGAGAACTCCAAGGTGGCAGCCATCACTTTCTCATAGACCCGGTATGTGATCTCCGGTTACACTTTATGTGTCTGTTTATATGTGTAGAGTAGGATaaacaagggagaaaaaaaaatactataatAAGGTTACATTGAGAAGAATTTAGGGAAATTCTACAAAAAATTGGTACAACTTGTTCTCCCTTTGCCGAAAGAGAGAGTGGAATCTGGTGTGCGGAGAGAACAgcattgtcacggtttgggtctgcttcttgtcttattttgtagttttcatgtctcttgtgttcctgggtaacttcacttcctgccttgtcctgtcttcccttgtgattgtctgccgtgcctgatcgtttccacctgtgtccaatcacctgtacctcccttgtgtatttaagccttgtgagtctcttgtcttgtgtggcgtcattacatgtcgaccgttcatgtgtcaagtaagtccgtggtttcaagtccaggtccctggttttggtctgttttgttttctccttctccttttttggttggagtgattttgagttttgactattaaagtccttttatttttcaacactactccgcgtctgagtcctccctccttgccctcgcacccgcgtCCTGACAAGCATCACCTACGTGTCCCCCTGCCTGGCTGgatgctcctcctccactggaGCCTGCCTTCACACCTCAGCCACGTTTCTCTTGAACTGTCCTCTAACAGCTTAACAAATCGGCCCGGTTTCTGTGATTCTTTCCCATCAAGCCCAGGATACCAACAGAGGAGCAGATGAGCTTTTATTTGCATTGCCGTGGGTGTTTTATCCGCCCCTCAGCTTTGTTAGCCGTGTATTTTCTCTTGCTGAAACGAGGCAACCTAACGGCCACGATGGGCCGGCTTCAATACAGAGGCAGCTGTGACACAATCTCCCCTTATTTTACCGGGCAGCTCCTTTGTCATCTCTCTTGGGGGAACACCTGGCTTCATGCTGcttgtcagcccccccccaccctcgttGAGTCACTCGACTTATTACACACACAGCGATACGTGGAAAGGTGATAAGATGACACTTCCTGCCGTATCAGAAAATCTAGTTTGTATTTTAGTAATATTGCTATTTCTATTTTCAATACAACATGCCTCAAATGGAGGAATAGTAGGATGCAGAATAAGACCTGACtttgaaagtaatgagcttttgttATAAAATTCTGAATCAAACATCACAAGACTTTCAGTGGCttcatttcctttgtgtgtcGATTCTTATCATCTAACCTCTCCCAAAGGGCCTAGATAATAACAATCTAAATATCCTACGGACGCTACGCGGGTTACATCATGTATTAATCATTAGTCAATCATTAATCAAAGTAAATCATGTCTTACACATTTATTATGCAGCATGCACAAATACATTGTTTAAATGAATGGCATATCTTCTAGTAAGTAGATGTTTTAAGGACGTGATAACTTTACATTATCATGTTTATTGGATACAGCCTACTGTTTGTTTATTCCCATCAAATAAAAAGTTGACTCAGTTTAGATTAATAGAAATGGTGGCCCCCGGCACACGGCGCACAGTGTTAGAGTcgtgagaaaagaaagaaggatgTAAAGAGGTGGAATCTGGAAACAATTGTCACTGTGTTGCCGTGGTTACTGATCCTTTTTGTCTGTCGGACTCTGGAGATTCTGTGGATCAAGAACAAGATTTCAAACTCCAATACACTCCAGTAATAGTATAATTATAGTACATTACTAACATAGTATGATGGCCTTAATGTGAGTTGATATTTGcatacatacgtgtgtgtgtacgtacgcACTGTACCTGGAGCTGATTATGTTCGCTCAGTAGTCGGTCATACTCTTGGGCCAAACCTTTGGCCTGCCTCCTCATGGCCTCCACTTCAGCATGAGACTTGcgcacagctgcacacacacaagttattcATCCATAAATAgccctatttaaaaaaaaaaaaaatgtaaaaaaggttTTCTACCTGTATGGAGGAAGTGATGATTACTCACCCTCTTCAGCAACCTTCACTTGATCTGCCAGCTTCTCGGCTTCTAGCTTCAGTTGCTGTTTCTCTACTGACAAGGATTTCCCCTCATCCAGGAGAGCCTGAGCACAAGACATTCTCCTTAAATTACCAACAGCAGACAAAAGGCCGCGTGCAGAATAGAAATCACAGAAACAGTACACAAAGTGCCGCTCATAATTATTCCCAAACACGCCTTTTTTACTCTGATTACCAACTAACTTTTGTGAGCCTCAAGTTGTCGTCCTGATGCCGCTTGGCTGCCTTGACGGCCCCGTCCATCTGAGCCTGAAGGCCCGCGCTGTTCTCCACCGTGACAGCGAGCTGGTTCAGCAGAGTGACAATCCGACGCATGATGCTGTGACGGAGGACAGCAAAAGATGAGCGGCAGGAGAAGAGaaggcaggggggaggggggggcctcagAAAGTGAAGCGGACAGTTGTGTGGAAACGGTGACGTTTGTGTTTGACTGAGCGCGTCCCGTGAGGCTGATTGAATGCGGAAGGGAAAACACTAAcagccagaggaagagagagaagccAGATATGTAGAGGTTCCTCTGGGCTCTGAACAGCTTCATGTGCACGTTGTCGTACACGTTTGGGTTCACCTTGGCGTCCTGCATGGGTTCAGGCCCTGAGTACTTGTGCACCTCGCGGACAGCATCTGAGAGGGGGCAGAAGGGGGGCAGAATGAGCTGGATGGCATGGATCAGCTAGATGGACAACATGCTGTCAGCGTTGTTCAACGTCAGCCGCAGCAGGCCGCTTACCGAGGAAGAGAACAATAAGAACCATGATCATGGTGAAAAAGCATTTGTTCCAATATGGAGATAACCAGTTCCATATTCTCCAGCTGAAAACTGAGCGCCATCTACAACAAAGGTAAAAAGGCCTTTGTGAGAGTACCATAATACACAGTAGATATATCCTTAAAGGGCATGCATGCACTCTGCTTCAATTGGTGAGAAGTATCTATTTAGATTTTTCCTATTTACAATCACACTCTtgaaattgacttttttttttttttattggttcaaAAAAAATAGGCCACTTGACCATGTTTTGGGTTTGCGAGTTAAATTGCCGTACCTCCGTGCTGATATGAAGGGAATACACAATATCAGGTTGACCGCTATCTCTGCGTAGAGGAACAAAGCCACAGCAGTCCACTGGAGAGTCATTGTGACTGCGGTTTCCTGTGGAGATACACAGGCTTCATCACCTACATGtatacaatttcaaacatttggatTGCATATTTTTTTGGATAGTAGCAGTTAAATTAACAAATGGCATTGGAATATTACATATTAGTCTGCAGCAGGCATTCACAGCCCATTTGGCATTTAAAGGCTTTTACCTCTAAACCTATTTGAACTTTTCAGGATTAGTATGAGTGGATTCCGTATATTCTCAGCAATAAACTGAGTTGTTGCCTTACCAGACCAAGTTGTGTGATCAGAAGAACAGCAGAGTGCAGAGACGcatgcgctcacacacacacacgcacacgtccgACAACAGCTGCTGGCGAGCGTATAAGGAGCTTCAGCCCAAAGGAAATCTGCATTAATCTGTCGTGGACCTCGTCCGTCTCCGGCACCTCGGATCACTCAACGCTCATAAGCTAACTGATCGATTCAAAACGAAACGCTTTGGACCTCAGCGTTTTAgatctttttcttcctctgcaaTATCcctggtgtgtgagtgtgtttgttgcCGTCTTCTCGTGTTTCGTTTCATGGTTCAGAAATAGCCCCCCTGTGAGGGAGGGacactctttttaaaaatagtaATAAAGCCGGGGTGTGTGTTGCTTTTCCTAAACCACTATAACAAAGAAGcacacttgtgtttttctacatAGCTGATCTTTTCGGAGTGGGCCTTTTCTGCctaaaagaagccaaagaaATGTCCACATGAGGGCGATGTTATCCAATGACATCACATTGCTTTTGCACATGCTCTGGAAACTGCAAGACCTGTTTGTTTAGCAGTTATGCTGTGAATTTAATCCAAATTTTCTCTGTGTGTCAAGGAGATATACAGACAGCTGACAATGTGGATAAAGGGCTCACTGTGCACACATCAGCTGACTATAAATAGTTCTCACTGAAATAGCAGATATACACTCAATCCAGTAGCCTATTCATTACAAAAAGACTTGAAACGATTGCTCCTTTGTTACTTTGTGTGCCCTTTGAAAGGAACAAAAGACGCTGTTGGCGTGCTATTCTTGcacataaaaacatgaattgcaTGCGTATTGCACATCAATAACAGAGATTGAGGGAATTCTGGAGTGCAGCCTTCAGTACACTCTTCTTCgagttttttggtttgttttgttcaccaaaatgaatgctgtgtgtgttgtccccCTCTCAGCCGTATTCAGCTTTTCGGAGCAGCATTCACCGGGGCTTCCTCTGTGAAAGAGACTGATAGCTGCTATCCTCTTTGACTGCACGTCTCAGGAGTGCCGAGGAGCGAAATGTTTACAGCTGCACCGTGTGATAGCTTTTTAAGAGAGGCCAAAACGACTGTAGCAGGACTGAATGTGCTTTGattgctctcctctcctcgccaTCTCTGAGGTCACAGCTCAGGAGACTGAAGAGTCATTACAGCAAAATGCCTGCAATAAGCAGATGGTCAGGCTATGGGGATAGTGTGCTCACTGGAGTGTTCTAACCTGAGAGCTccatttattttatctatttccTGTTGATACATGTTTCACACATACAGTAGTAAACGTGGACTTCACAAAATATTAGATGTAAGATTGTTTTTAATAtcgtcttttcttttcctttcaaagCAGTATCCACAAACTCCTGCATGAACCCGAGGCCTTCCTGACCTGGAGGCCCCATTGAGCATTACACGTGTACATTAAGCTATACTCATCCCCCAGAATGTGTCCACAGAGACACGaccaccttttttttcatgtatatCAGAGTCGCTCACCTTGTCCCAGAGTAGTTGCACAATACCCTGCCAAGGATTTCTCATTTCAGCAGCTCGTATCCTTGGATCTTATCATCCCAGTCACTACACAAACTTGTGACTAAAGGTTGCAACATAAATCAACTTGTGCAACTGAGAGCTTTGCCTTCAGGCCTTGGTGCTTTTACCACTATTAGCGAGGGTATCCCATACCTTTTTGCCTTTTGGTTTTAATTCTGGTCACATGTTGTCCACCACGTTGTCCTAATTTGCGAGCGCCTCCGTCAACATCGTCCATTTTGGCCTACATAGGTTGGGGCTATAATGAGCTCCATATTTGTCACAAATGCTGCCAGGATTTGTAACTAATGGGGCCCAAATGAGCAAATGCCGCAGGTGACACGATGACAACTTGTTCTGGTCACTTACATGTCAACATCACTCTCACGAGTTCCTTTCACGTCCACTTTCTTTCTGTCTTGTCAAAAGACATCTGGGCCATGACCTTACCAACAGCTTTCGCTTCTGCATCTGCAAAGTTTGTTGAATTTTTGGCATGTTG
It contains:
- the LOC119196198 gene encoding B-cell receptor-associated protein 29-like, which codes for MTLQWTAVALFLYAEIAVNLILCIPFISARRWRSVFSWRIWNWLSPYWNKCFFTMIMVLIVLFLDAVREVHKYSGPEPMQDAKVNPNVYDNVHMKLFRAQRNLYISGFSLFLWLIMRRIVTLLNQLAVTVENSAGLQAQMDGAVKAAKRHQDDNLRLTKALLDEGKSLSVEKQQLKLEAEKLADQVKVAEEAVRKSHAEVEAMRRQAKGLAQEYDRLLSEHNQLQNLQSPTDKKDQ